The proteins below are encoded in one region of Helianthus annuus cultivar XRQ/B chromosome 2, HanXRQr2.0-SUNRISE, whole genome shotgun sequence:
- the LOC110892249 gene encoding uncharacterized protein LOC110892249: MPKEWDKLMEAAKIVAQTEESLAGNKSYYSEDRFSRGNTRDNNKRNKYKSNDWKSGRSRGHDDRPRYREDARETIDRIGYKKAAPMPMTNKKGQDPNLYCDFHKDSGHLTDDCYSLRQEIERALKSGKLSHLVKNVRKETRQLQRHDEGNHKKVRRLETHMVNGPRYSAKEKGKRPYEPSWQEQRVIFPVVRGGPRATRPVVIIGIIGHYETEYIFIDPRSTADIIYE, encoded by the exons ATGCCAAAGGAGTGGGATAAACTCATGGAGGCTGCAAAAATCGTCGCGCAAACCGAGGAGTCACTCGCTGGTAACAAGAGTTATTACTCTGAAGATCGATTCTCTAGAGGAAACACGCGCGACAACAACAAACGCAACAAATACAAGAGTAACGACTGGAAGTCTGGGAGATCAAGAGGCCACGACGACAGGCCGCGCTACAGGGAAGACGCGCGTGAAACAattgaccgaatcggttacaagaaAGCG GCTCCCATGCCTATGACAAACAAGAAGGGGCAAGACCCCAACTTGTACTGCGACTTTCATAAAGACTCAGGGCACTTGACCGATGACTGTTATAGTTTGCGACAAGAAATCGAGAGAGCGCTTAAAAGCGGTAAACTAAGCCATTTGGTGAAGAACGTGCGCAAAGAAACTCGTCAGCTCCAGCGCCACGATGAAGGGAACCACAAGAAAGTCCGACGCctagagactcacatggtcaacggacctaGATATAGCGCGAAAGAGAAAGGCAAGCGCCCCTATGAGCCTTCTTGGCAAGAGCAACGGGTCATTTTCCCGGTAGTGCGCGGGGGTCCTCGTGCCACACGACCCGTCGTCATTATCGGTATAATTGGTCATTATGAAACAGAGTACATATTCATTGATCCAAGAAGTACGGCAGACATCATTTACGAGTAG
- the LOC110917181 gene encoding ras-related protein Rab7 has protein sequence MSFRRRTLLKVIVLGDSGVGKTSLMNQYVHKRFSQQYKATIGADFVTKELQIDDKIVTLQIWDTAGQERFQSLGIAFYRGADCCVLVYDVNVARSFDTLDNWHEEFLKQANPADPSSFPFILLGNKIDIDGGNSRVVSEKKATDWCSSKGNIPYYETSAKEDHNVDDAFLRIAKSAMANEHDQDLYFHGVPDAATETEQRGGCSC, from the exons ATGTCCTTCCGTCGAAGAACTTTGCTGAAGGTCATCGTCCTCGGCGACAGCGG GGTTGGCAAGACGTCCTTGATGAATCA ATATGTGCATAAGAGATTTAGTCAGCAATACAAAGCTACAATTGGAGCTGATTTTGTGACTAAAGAGTTGCAGATAGATGACAAGATTGTTACACTGCAA ATTTGGGACACTGCTGGACAAGAAAGATTTCAAAGTCTCGGGATTGCATTTTATAGAGGCGCTGATTGCTGTGTTTTAGTTTATGATGTAAACGTTGCGAGATCTTTTGACACACTTGACAACTGGCATGAGGAATTTCTTAAACAG GCAAACCCAGCGGATCCAAGTTCTTTTCCTTTCATTTTGCTTGGCAATAAGATTGATATTGATGGCGGAAATAGCCGAGTG GTTTCTGAGAAGAAAGCAACTGACTGGTGTAGCTCAAAAGGGAATATACCTTACTATGAGACATCTGCAAAGGAAGATCACAATGTCGATGATGCGTTTCTGCGTATTGCCAAAAGCGCAATGGCGAATGAGCATGATCAGGATTT ATACTTTCATGGAGTTCCTGATGCTGCAACAGAAACCGAGCAACGTGGTGGATGTTCATGCTAA